In Thalassotalea fonticola, a single genomic region encodes these proteins:
- a CDS encoding TonB-dependent receptor — MKQLPRKRKIVIACAHAMTLLIAQQAYSAEDAVTEKESNKALTETSAKEGELQSGVEIIEVTGYRSSLEKALDKKREANGVIDSIIAEDIGKMADANAAEAMQRITGVSINRDGGEGTTVSIRGLGPEMNQVSVNGQTIAGGSDGGAVSFDTMSADMLSAIEIVKSPSAHTEEGSLGGKINLKTVRPLDRKNPSFTGQIKQSYNELADENDPTFQLNYINQFMDSTIGVALNATYERRRSRADRAFTYGWEGNQFSHDTSGRAYMKDDNGTLYRQDKNSGQIFDANGDAVEGIDPNSITEQEQLGYLPTFLISEYEEQDRIRKGVSFTLEYKPTDTFHTYLDLSHTQLDTTRDKSMLRHSYKRGANGTFSSDDLGLHTGAEIDPNSETITHLTNMKGSRQLILQKQEELTETSVASLGFDYDIDTWNISGRIGYSLTTQEWPNDNRFNFQTGEMLHGYTLANNPQLPEYIWASKYADGADLIAHPPTHPDNNKAFGDQLIDGNYYFSPASTHNTLGQVWENQRDLDDSTLTAQLDFTYLLDSDHFSAVEFGVKYTDRTTERYQAENLLSLSANLPSMKNTVYLDDGALATDFPVDDFLEGEGRSSGPIQGVVDSWSFGDFNQINKTVLAQYNSSYNESITDLSKMPWQLDLRNSYDVDQQFLAGYIQVNVDTLDGRLVGDFGVRVVQTENDSSGYGGGKVDDVACTYSEDLFELEQCAAQFQRVTAEHEYTEVLPSANFRYALTDNLLTRVTASKAMARPTIFQMAPYVKENVSENAPDNASRRSGNPFLDPMVAWQYDLTMEWYFQKGGILAGGVFYKDIDTFIYNRTDIVDEVMLDADDNAYIGNYGDGENPDFREIRPYKTTRPVNGEGASIVGVEANYQQSFVALPGDWAGLGVAVNYTYADSEATYVGSNDQGEEVEVETAFQGQSKHTYNASVYWEKYGHSIRLSYNYRTESLYQPISSTKDMIWSDDYGQLDFAARYKINKDLNVGFQAVNLTEEVPYRYHTNAWDGNPVDDDVYENRLSSYTVNGRTFRLTLNATF; from the coding sequence ATGAAGCAATTACCTCGAAAGAGAAAAATAGTTATTGCCTGTGCACATGCTATGACATTATTGATTGCACAACAAGCATATTCAGCCGAAGATGCTGTGACTGAAAAAGAGTCAAATAAAGCACTCACCGAAACTTCTGCTAAAGAAGGGGAACTGCAGAGCGGTGTAGAAATTATTGAAGTTACTGGTTATCGCAGTTCACTAGAAAAAGCCTTAGACAAAAAACGTGAAGCCAATGGTGTCATTGATTCCATTATCGCCGAAGACATTGGCAAAATGGCGGATGCTAACGCAGCTGAGGCGATGCAGCGTATTACTGGCGTGTCAATAAATCGCGATGGTGGTGAAGGAACAACCGTAAGTATTCGTGGTTTAGGCCCGGAAATGAATCAGGTGTCAGTGAATGGTCAAACCATAGCTGGTGGCAGTGATGGTGGTGCAGTTAGTTTTGATACTATGTCGGCAGATATGCTTAGTGCCATTGAAATAGTCAAGAGCCCTAGTGCACATACCGAAGAAGGTAGTTTAGGCGGTAAGATAAACTTAAAAACAGTGCGCCCTCTGGACCGCAAGAATCCATCTTTTACCGGCCAAATTAAACAAAGCTATAACGAACTCGCCGATGAAAACGATCCGACATTCCAACTGAATTACATTAATCAGTTTATGGATAGCACTATCGGCGTTGCATTAAATGCAACTTACGAGCGTCGTCGTAGCCGCGCTGACAGAGCATTTACCTATGGCTGGGAAGGAAATCAATTTAGTCATGACACCAGTGGTCGTGCTTATATGAAAGACGACAATGGCACCTTATATCGTCAGGATAAAAACTCAGGGCAAATATTTGATGCTAATGGTGATGCTGTTGAAGGTATCGACCCAAACTCAATAACTGAGCAAGAGCAATTAGGATACCTGCCGACATTTTTAATCTCAGAATACGAAGAGCAAGACCGAATACGTAAAGGTGTGAGTTTTACCCTTGAATATAAGCCTACCGATACCTTCCACACCTATTTAGACTTATCACACACGCAACTTGATACCACACGTGATAAGTCAATGCTAAGACATAGCTATAAACGTGGCGCAAACGGTACTTTTTCTAGTGACGACTTAGGTTTGCATACCGGCGCAGAAATAGATCCAAATTCTGAAACCATTACTCATTTAACCAATATGAAAGGGTCTCGACAATTAATCCTGCAAAAACAAGAAGAGCTAACCGAGACTTCTGTGGCAAGTTTAGGTTTTGATTATGATATTGATACTTGGAATATTTCCGGCCGGATTGGTTATTCATTGACGACACAAGAGTGGCCGAACGATAATCGTTTTAACTTTCAAACCGGCGAAATGCTGCATGGTTACACTTTAGCAAATAATCCACAGCTGCCTGAATATATTTGGGCGAGTAAATATGCTGATGGCGCTGACTTAATTGCTCATCCGCCGACTCATCCTGATAATAACAAAGCATTTGGTGATCAATTAATTGATGGTAACTATTATTTTAGCCCGGCATCAACACACAATACTCTAGGTCAAGTTTGGGAAAATCAGCGTGATCTGGATGATTCAACGTTAACCGCACAGTTGGATTTTACCTACTTACTCGATTCTGACCACTTTTCAGCCGTAGAATTTGGGGTTAAATACACAGACCGCACTACTGAGCGTTATCAAGCTGAGAATCTTCTGAGTCTGTCGGCCAATTTACCATCGATGAAAAACACTGTCTATTTGGATGATGGTGCGTTAGCAACTGACTTTCCAGTAGATGATTTCTTAGAAGGTGAAGGTAGAAGCTCCGGACCAATTCAAGGAGTGGTGGATAGTTGGTCTTTTGGTGATTTCAACCAAATAAACAAAACCGTACTTGCACAATACAATAGCTCTTATAATGAATCGATCACCGATTTATCGAAAATGCCGTGGCAACTTGACTTGCGCAACAGTTATGACGTTGATCAGCAATTCTTAGCGGGTTATATACAGGTTAATGTCGATACCTTAGATGGTCGTTTAGTTGGTGACTTTGGTGTACGTGTGGTACAAACCGAAAATGACTCTTCTGGCTATGGTGGTGGTAAAGTTGACGATGTTGCCTGTACCTATTCTGAAGACCTGTTTGAATTAGAGCAATGTGCAGCACAATTCCAACGGGTGACTGCCGAGCATGAATATACCGAAGTACTACCCTCTGCTAATTTCCGTTATGCATTAACCGATAATTTATTAACACGTGTTACCGCAAGTAAGGCGATGGCGCGACCAACCATCTTTCAAATGGCGCCTTATGTTAAAGAGAATGTCAGTGAAAATGCTCCGGATAACGCGAGTCGTCGCTCTGGCAACCCTTTTCTAGACCCAATGGTGGCCTGGCAATACGATTTAACCATGGAATGGTATTTCCAAAAGGGTGGTATTTTAGCCGGTGGTGTCTTCTATAAAGACATAGATACGTTTATTTATAACCGGACGGATATTGTCGATGAAGTGATGCTTGATGCAGATGACAATGCTTACATAGGTAATTATGGCGATGGCGAGAATCCAGATTTTCGTGAGATCCGTCCATATAAAACTACCCGCCCGGTAAATGGCGAAGGTGCTTCAATAGTTGGTGTTGAAGCCAATTATCAGCAAAGTTTTGTTGCTTTACCTGGTGACTGGGCAGGCTTAGGAGTGGCAGTTAATTATACCTATGCCGATTCAGAAGCCACTTATGTCGGTTCTAATGATCAAGGCGAAGAAGTCGAAGTAGAAACAGCCTTTCAGGGTCAATCAAAGCATACGTACAATGCCAGTGTTTACTGGGAAAAGTACGGCCACTCAATTCGCTTAAGTTATAACTACCGTACCGAATCGTTGTATCAGCCTATTTCATCGACTAAAGATATGATTTGGAGTGACGATTACGGACAACTCGATTTTGCCGCAAGATACAAAATTAATAAAGACTTAAACGTTGGTTTTCAAGCCGTTAATTTAACAGAAGAAGTGCCATACCGGTACCATACCAATGCATGGGATGGTAACCCTGTTGATGACGACGTTTATGAAAATCGCCTAAGTTCGTACACCGTTAACGGTCGAACTTTCCGCTTAACGTTAAATGCTACATTTTGA
- a CDS encoding cadherin repeat domain-containing protein, protein MSTKLTHKYNRLATALLLLAPMYAVNAAAPVFIENSVLNNELEFLFNPNTGNSEHLSMAINSQNSIYTSYQNAAASVDIVNVAQFTQGQVTDLGEQSSVATANTYSQLRVNPVDDSLVLAFVENGNLVVRTSADGQAWQQAATTAVTASSKSVKMEIDSQGIAYVMHTGSDNMTTVFKLDADSLNIIYGPIATKSNNSFTVAADLAINSKDQLYFLYRDFTTGFASRNKTLLVSWDENDVLQPVLVTSGAPTAAYMKAKFDRADNLHLFNVGYTSAAGGAVYKLDGTDVSDTTWQQVGDKNFGFTLAEGHDASPTTGAGSPVLDLAFDSNDVPYVAFQQLNNATASKKHAQLASLVDDVWREISYDLSTVTKTDSNPDNANHNFLDIAIDNYDRPLLMLRSSGTGHNSWGYTLRANLAASDETIAFSVNEGSVSVGQITADDADSDAITLTLSGADADLFDIEQMTGAISFKKIVKISDADQVFDVTVNATAAEETTSAAVQITLINDASNDLPDADNDGVPDDEDAFPNDPTETVDSDGDGVGDNSDFYPNDPTRTESEDLDDDGLENDVDDDDDGDGVLDIYDAFPLDPLESKDSDGDGFGDNGDAFPNDPTEHLDSDGDGFGDNIDPNPLDENDLTAPAFAEDIAAIVVPAMGLLTNVEQAILAANIVASDLFDGDIAAKIESEELLFTSGKHIVEMSATDAAGNKSVKDITLDIPPIFSVSQSLTTTAGAALSIPVSLSGIAANYPVDISYSVIGPVTIGAGVITFDEDNDQTSLSLSVDESAVDGDEILVSFETSANAVVHGNTQVKVVVDNENNAPLLALETRQADQSVSVVSPTQGVVTITANINDLNVDDTHAVSFDVIGAEFVDLMLDDNHRTFEFDPALLESGSYQVKVSVIEANTPELLETTIYRNIIVDSELTEIQVDSDQDGIVDSLDSDNTPSRLPIADKQQPLQVSTGLALALGDIALASDDARDASIAADAIETDYHFTPISTIINFIVNGLSEKGSSVAIVLPLAQEETILEGSVYRKYSPAKGWFNFVEDESNSLASAAKDAVGNCPAPYAASYYQADGVTANGLITGFDCIQLTIADGGANDGDELSNGTIADPGVLAIEHENNLPEILAYDAAAISGQLAVLEASADDADFDQIQFNWVQLTGPTVVIDDADLPAISFTAPEVDSVTELIFEVTADDGRDVVSSIVTLTVTVVDTNPDEDLHRHSGSFGWLMLMFGGLLIGRRKNYP, encoded by the coding sequence ATGAGTACGAAACTTACCCATAAGTACAATAGGTTAGCGACCGCATTATTACTTTTAGCACCTATGTACGCAGTTAATGCGGCAGCCCCGGTGTTTATAGAAAATAGTGTATTGAACAATGAATTGGAATTTCTGTTTAACCCAAATACAGGTAATTCTGAACATTTATCGATGGCGATAAATAGCCAAAATAGCATCTATACTTCTTATCAAAATGCTGCGGCCTCTGTTGATATTGTCAACGTGGCCCAATTCACTCAGGGACAGGTAACTGACCTTGGTGAGCAATCCTCTGTGGCAACTGCCAATACCTATAGCCAGTTACGCGTCAACCCGGTTGATGACAGTTTGGTGTTGGCTTTTGTTGAAAATGGTAATTTGGTCGTGAGAACCAGTGCCGATGGTCAAGCTTGGCAACAAGCGGCCACAACCGCGGTAACAGCAAGCTCAAAATCGGTCAAAATGGAGATTGACAGCCAAGGTATAGCTTATGTTATGCATACGGGCTCTGATAATATGACCACTGTATTTAAGCTTGATGCAGATAGTTTAAACATCATTTATGGACCGATAGCAACAAAATCGAATAATTCATTTACCGTTGCCGCAGATCTCGCCATTAACTCAAAAGATCAACTTTATTTCTTATACCGTGATTTCACCACCGGCTTTGCGAGTAGAAATAAAACATTGCTTGTGAGCTGGGATGAAAATGATGTTTTGCAACCAGTATTAGTGACTAGTGGTGCGCCAACAGCAGCTTATATGAAAGCAAAATTTGACCGTGCCGATAACTTGCATTTATTCAATGTCGGTTATACCAGTGCTGCAGGTGGTGCAGTGTATAAGCTTGATGGCACAGACGTGAGCGACACAACCTGGCAGCAAGTGGGTGACAAAAACTTCGGATTTACTTTGGCTGAAGGCCATGATGCAAGTCCGACAACCGGTGCTGGTAGCCCAGTGTTAGATTTGGCATTTGACAGCAATGATGTACCTTATGTGGCTTTTCAACAATTAAATAATGCAACGGCTTCAAAAAAGCATGCGCAATTGGCCAGCTTGGTTGATGATGTTTGGCGCGAAATTTCTTACGATCTCTCGACGGTAACCAAAACCGATTCAAACCCCGATAACGCCAATCATAATTTTCTTGATATTGCTATCGATAACTATGACCGACCATTGCTCATGCTGCGATCTTCCGGGACTGGTCATAATTCCTGGGGTTATACTTTGCGTGCGAATTTGGCGGCTTCGGATGAAACCATTGCGTTTAGTGTAAATGAGGGCAGTGTGTCGGTGGGGCAAATTACCGCAGATGATGCAGATAGCGATGCGATTACTTTAACGTTATCTGGGGCCGATGCCGACTTATTCGACATTGAGCAAATGACAGGGGCAATATCATTTAAAAAAATTGTCAAAATATCCGATGCCGATCAGGTTTTTGACGTTACTGTTAATGCAACAGCCGCTGAAGAAACAACATCTGCTGCAGTGCAAATTACCTTAATAAATGATGCTTCAAACGATCTTCCGGATGCCGATAATGATGGTGTGCCAGATGATGAAGATGCATTCCCTAATGATCCGACAGAGACTGTTGACAGCGATGGTGATGGTGTTGGTGATAACAGTGATTTTTATCCTAATGATCCTACTCGCACTGAAAGTGAAGATCTCGATGATGATGGCCTTGAAAATGATGTTGATGATGATGACGATGGTGACGGGGTATTAGATATATACGATGCTTTTCCTTTAGACCCATTAGAGAGTAAAGATAGCGATGGCGATGGTTTTGGTGATAATGGTGATGCTTTCCCAAATGACCCGACAGAGCATCTGGACTCTGATGGTGATGGTTTCGGTGACAATATTGATCCTAACCCGTTAGATGAAAATGATTTAACTGCCCCGGCTTTCGCTGAAGACATCGCCGCAATTGTCGTGCCTGCAATGGGGTTGTTGACCAATGTTGAACAAGCAATATTAGCGGCGAACATAGTGGCGAGTGACCTTTTCGATGGAGACATTGCAGCAAAAATAGAAAGTGAGGAATTGCTATTTACCTCGGGTAAACATATCGTCGAAATGAGTGCCACCGATGCGGCGGGTAATAAATCGGTTAAAGACATTACCCTTGATATCCCGCCTATTTTCAGTGTCTCTCAATCCTTGACCACAACCGCAGGAGCAGCCTTGTCAATACCGGTGAGTTTGTCTGGTATTGCCGCAAATTACCCGGTTGATATCAGTTATTCTGTGATTGGACCAGTAACCATTGGTGCAGGGGTTATCACCTTTGATGAAGATAATGACCAGACTAGTTTGTCATTGTCTGTTGATGAGTCGGCTGTCGATGGTGATGAAATCCTGGTTAGTTTTGAGACTTCGGCTAATGCAGTTGTTCATGGCAATACGCAAGTAAAGGTAGTTGTTGATAATGAAAATAATGCGCCGCTACTTGCGCTCGAAACCAGACAAGCAGATCAGTCAGTGAGTGTCGTTTCACCAACACAAGGGGTAGTGACCATTACCGCTAATATCAACGACTTGAATGTGGATGATACTCATGCCGTCAGCTTTGACGTGATTGGAGCTGAATTTGTGGATCTAATGCTTGATGATAATCATCGAACCTTTGAGTTTGACCCGGCTTTGCTTGAATCTGGTAGTTATCAGGTTAAAGTCTCGGTGATTGAAGCCAATACCCCAGAGCTGCTCGAAACAACTATATATAGAAATATTATCGTTGATAGTGAATTAACCGAAATTCAAGTGGACTCTGATCAGGATGGCATTGTCGATAGTCTTGATAGCGACAATACCCCAAGCCGCTTGCCAATTGCCGATAAACAGCAACCGTTGCAGGTATCTACCGGTTTAGCATTGGCGCTAGGAGACATCGCCCTGGCAAGTGATGACGCGCGGGATGCAAGCATCGCTGCTGATGCTATTGAAACGGATTATCACTTTACGCCTATATCGACAATCATCAACTTTATTGTTAACGGTTTGTCTGAGAAGGGAAGTTCGGTGGCCATTGTTTTACCGCTAGCTCAGGAGGAAACGATATTAGAAGGTTCTGTGTATCGCAAATATAGCCCAGCCAAAGGCTGGTTCAATTTTGTTGAAGATGAAAGTAACAGTCTGGCATCTGCTGCGAAAGATGCGGTAGGAAACTGTCCTGCGCCGTATGCTGCTTCATATTATCAAGCAGATGGTGTCACCGCAAACGGGTTAATAACAGGATTTGACTGTATTCAGTTAACCATTGCTGATGGGGGGGCAAACGATGGCGATGAATTGAGCAATGGTACCATCGCAGATCCTGGGGTTCTGGCTATTGAGCACGAGAATAATTTGCCTGAGATTTTGGCCTATGATGCCGCCGCTATAAGCGGGCAACTGGCAGTGTTAGAAGCTAGCGCCGACGATGCCGATTTTGACCAGATCCAGTTTAATTGGGTGCAACTGACAGGCCCGACAGTTGTCATTGACGATGCTGATTTGCCGGCAATATCATTTACTGCGCCAGAAGTTGATAGTGTGACAGAGTTGATATTCGAAGTGACAGCTGACGATGGTCGAGATGTGGTTTCGTCAATTGTAACCTTAACGGTAACGGTTGTTGACACCAATCCTGATGAAGATTTACATCGTCACTCCGGCTCCTTTGGTTGGTTAATGTTAATGTTTGGCGGCTTACTAATCGGTCGCAGAAAAAATTACCCCTAG
- a CDS encoding outer membrane beta-barrel protein, giving the protein MKKIISTVVLAMLITNSALAAKKSVDSPWYIQASFGEVFETDAEEQALKDLNKLGYTVESMSFDNSKNSYQVELGYQMSEHWAVTAGYVDFGDTDFDVQIDTPNADLLVNDIEKAAPRFGDGNTFGLVYSYKVIPEVVLSLDGGVLFLESEYNTQVNVGSDDEPVFYKQTTKDSSVQWYASAGVSYLFDKLEVGVYYRYYDIDHVNSQWLGARLGYHF; this is encoded by the coding sequence ATGAAAAAAATTATTTCTACAGTGGTTCTGGCAATGTTGATCACAAACTCTGCGTTGGCGGCAAAAAAATCGGTAGATAGTCCCTGGTATATACAAGCCAGTTTTGGTGAAGTGTTTGAAACCGATGCCGAAGAACAAGCGCTTAAGGATTTGAATAAACTCGGTTATACCGTTGAATCAATGTCTTTTGATAACTCTAAAAATAGCTATCAAGTCGAGTTGGGGTATCAGATGAGTGAACATTGGGCAGTGACTGCTGGCTATGTTGACTTTGGTGATACTGATTTTGATGTGCAAATTGACACTCCAAACGCCGACTTGTTGGTTAATGATATCGAAAAAGCTGCACCACGTTTTGGCGACGGCAATACTTTTGGCCTTGTTTATAGCTACAAAGTTATTCCTGAAGTTGTACTTTCACTCGATGGTGGAGTGCTATTTTTGGAAAGCGAATACAATACCCAGGTGAATGTGGGTAGCGATGATGAGCCTGTATTCTATAAACAAACCACAAAAGACAGTTCGGTGCAATGGTACGCCAGTGCCGGCGTCAGCTATTTGTTTGATAAATTAGAAGTGGGTGTTTATTACCGCTACTACGACATAGATCATGTCAATTCACAATGGCTTGGTGCCCGCCTTGGCTATCACTTCTAA